The genomic DNA TTTTCTTTTTCGCCGACGACATCGGCGTCGTGCAGTCCGCCATCGCGTGGACCACCGGCTCGCTGACCGGCACGGACTGGGAACAGGTCCGGATGGCGCTGCCGTGGACCGCCGTGGCGATGCTTCTCGCCCTCGTCGGTTCCCGACAGCTGAACGTCCTGCTGCTCGGCGAACGGACGGCCAGTTCGCTCGGGATGGACGTCGAGAAGGTCCGATTCGCTCTCTCGGGCGTCGCGGTGCTCGCGGCGGCCGCGAGCATCGCCGTCGCCGGTATCGTCGGCTTCGTCGGGCTCATCGTCCCGCACGTGGTCCGCAACATCGTCGGCAGCGACTACAAGAAACTCGTCGTCGGCTGCGTGTTCGCCGGCCCGGCGCTGATGGTCGTCGCCGACGTTGGCGCGCGCCTCGGTATGACCGTGATCGCCGGCTCGGACGCCCAGATCCCGGTCGGCATCGTCACCGGACTCGTCGGCGGCCCGTACTTCCTCTATCTGATGCGCAAGCAGGAACGGATGGGTGAGATCTGATGTCGGAGCAAACGACCGATCCACGGACGAACGGCGGGAGCCCGCAGCGCGCAGACGACGGGCGTCCAGCCGGCGAAACCGACGGGGCCCTCGACGGCGAGGACCTCGTCCTCTCGTACCCCGGCAGCGACGGGCCGGTCGTCGACGGTGAGTCGATCACGGCCACCTCCGGCGCGGTGACGGCGCTGGTCGGGCCGAACGGCTCGGGCAAGAGTACGCTCTTGAAGGGGCTCGCCGACCAGCTGGAACCCGACGCCGGCTCGGTACTCGTCGACGGCCGGGCGATCCAGTCGTTCGATAAGAAGGAACTCGCCCGAAAGATGGGGCTGCTCTCTCAGGAGAGCACCTCGCCCGACAGCATCACCGTCGAGGACCTCGTCTACCACGGCCGCTACCCGCATCGCGGGTTCTTCGAGAGTACGACCGAGGAAGACGAGCGGGCCGTCGACCGCGCAGTCGAGCTGGCCGGCTGTGGCCACCTGCGCGACCGGGAAGTCGGCAGCCTCAGCGGCGGGCAGAAACAGCTCGCGTGGATCGCGATGGTGCTCGCGCAGGACACCGACGTTCTCCTCTTAGACGAGCCGACGACGTTCCTCGATCTGCACCACCAGCTGGAGGTGATGGAGATCGTCGAGACCCTGCGCGAGGAGAGCGACATCACGGTGGTCGTCGTCCTGCACGACATCCAGCAGGCGGCGCGGCTCGCCGACGAGATGGTCGCGCTCAAGGACGGCGCGATCCAGGCCCGTGGCACGCCCGAGGACGTCGTCACCGAGGAGTTGCTCGCGGAGGTGTTCGAGATCGACGCCGAGGTGGAGTTGACGCCACGCGGCCCGCGGATCGAGCCGATCCGCCCCCGTCACGACGACGACTGCCAGCGGCCGACCGACCGCGTCGCCCGCGCCGACGGCGGGGACGGCTGATGGCCTCTTTATCGCCCCTTCGAGGGAGCACGATCTCCGCGTCGGCGCGCGGGGCGTGAAGCTCTCGGATGAACGGCGTCAGCGCATCGCCATCGCTCGTCCCGTGTTGCAGGATTCCGAGATACTGCTGCTCGACGGGGTGGTCGAGTGTGGCAGTTACGAGGAGCCACTGGCCGCGGACGGGTTCTACGCGAGCCTCTGGGTGGCCAGGCCGCCGAAATCGAGTCGCTCTCGAACGAACCCCGATTTTGACGGCTCTGGAAACCGGAACGGTTATTTATTTTTAGGCTAGCCTAAAAATATGGCGGGCGATTCCAGCGACCACGAGGCACCGACGCGGCGCGACTATCTGAAGTACGGCGGGGCAGTCGTCGGCGGGGGACTGCTCGCCGGGTGTACCGGGAGTTCGGACGGGAGTTCGACGCCCGAAGGCACCCCGACAGGGACGGGGGCGGCAAACGAGACGAAGACGGAGACCGCGACCGGGGACACCAGTTACTCGGTGACGATGGCACCGATGGGCGAGGTCGAGTTCGAGTCCGTCCCCGAGGAGTGGATGGCGTATTTCAGCACGTACGGCGATATAGGCGTCGCGCTCGGCCAACTCGACGGCCTCCGGGGGCTGATATTCACCGAGAACTGGCCGCTCGCGTTCTTCGAGCACCTCCCGGACGTCGAGGTCTCCTTCGAGGACGTCGCCCAGCTTATGGGCGACGGCGGGATCGACAAGGAGTCGTTCTACGAACTGGACGCCGACGTGCACCTGATGGACCCGAATTTCATCAGTCTCCTCGACGACAACTGGGGGGAGGACGATTACGAGGAGATCGCGACCAACGTCGGACCCGTCATCGGCAACTCCATCCGTCGCCGCGGCGAGGACTGGCACGACTACTCCTACTACTCGCTGTATGAGGCCTTCGGGCGGATCGCCGACGTCTTCGACGAACGCGAGCGATACGAGGCGCTCAAAGCGGTTCACGACGGCCTGATCTCGGACGTACGGTCGAACCTCCCCGATGAGGAGGACCGGCCGACCGTCGGGCTCCTGTCGATCAACTCGGACTTCGAGAACGGCTCGTTCTACGCGTACCCCGTCAACGACGGAAACGGCCACAAACAGTACAGGGACGTCGAAATGCGCGGAGCGTTCGACGACGCCATCGAGGGCGGCTACGCTCGGTGGGACTACGAGCAGATACTCGACGTCGACCCCGACGCGCTGCTGTTCCAGTACGGTTTCTCGCACGTCTCGACCGAGGAGTTCGAGCGGCGAATGGACGCTATGCGTTCGGACCCGGTCGGCCAGCAGCTGACCGCGGTTCGGAACGACCGCCTCTACCGCGGTGGGACGTCGTATCAGGGGCCCCTGATCAACCTCTTCCAGACGGAGGCGGCCGCCAAGCAGTTCTACCCGGACGCCTTCGGGGAGTGGAACGGGATCGAGACGCTGTCGAACCCGGACGACCGCCTGTTCGACTACCAGCGCGTCTCTGACATCGTCACCGGAGATTTCTAAATATGCACGGAAAAGACACCGACGAGACGGACGGACCGACGCGACGTGACTATATGAAGTACGGCGGCGCGGTCATCGGCGGGACGCTACTCGCCGGCTGTACCGGCGACGCCGGTCCCGAGTCGACGCCCACTACCGACGAAACTGCGAGCGACACCCCGTCACGCACGGGGACCGCCACCGAGGACGACTCGTACTCGGTGACGATGTCACCGGTCGGAACGGTCACGTTCGAGTCACCACCGGAGACGGTGTTCACGCGGCTCACCCACCACGCGGATATGGCGTTCGCGCTCGGCCGCGGCGACGGCGTCACCGCGATGCACGCCCCGGACTACTACCACGGGCTGTGGAACCAGTACGTCGAACGGCTCCCAGGCGTCTCGCTCGACTGGACGGGCCTGTACTCC from Halobellus limi includes the following:
- a CDS encoding ABC transporter ATP-binding protein, producing the protein MSEQTTDPRTNGGSPQRADDGRPAGETDGALDGEDLVLSYPGSDGPVVDGESITATSGAVTALVGPNGSGKSTLLKGLADQLEPDAGSVLVDGRAIQSFDKKELARKMGLLSQESTSPDSITVEDLVYHGRYPHRGFFESTTEEDERAVDRAVELAGCGHLRDREVGSLSGGQKQLAWIAMVLAQDTDVLLLDEPTTFLDLHHQLEVMEIVETLREESDITVVVVLHDIQQAARLADEMVALKDGAIQARGTPEDVVTEELLAEVFEIDAEVELTPRGPRIEPIRPRHDDDCQRPTDRVARADGGDG
- a CDS encoding ABC transporter substrate-binding protein; this encodes MAGDSSDHEAPTRRDYLKYGGAVVGGGLLAGCTGSSDGSSTPEGTPTGTGAANETKTETATGDTSYSVTMAPMGEVEFESVPEEWMAYFSTYGDIGVALGQLDGLRGLIFTENWPLAFFEHLPDVEVSFEDVAQLMGDGGIDKESFYELDADVHLMDPNFISLLDDNWGEDDYEEIATNVGPVIGNSIRRRGEDWHDYSYYSLYEAFGRIADVFDERERYEALKAVHDGLISDVRSNLPDEEDRPTVGLLSINSDFENGSFYAYPVNDGNGHKQYRDVEMRGAFDDAIEGGYARWDYEQILDVDPDALLFQYGFSHVSTEEFERRMDAMRSDPVGQQLTAVRNDRLYRGGTSYQGPLINLFQTEAAAKQFYPDAFGEWNGIETLSNPDDRLFDYQRVSDIVTGDF